A single window of Spirochaetota bacterium DNA harbors:
- a CDS encoding PaaI family thioesterase has translation MIEYEDKTCFGCGVDNEHGLRLKLKFDEDTKTAYGEYRAHQKLEGPPNIIHAGIVAVLLDETMMTVNKYMELMALTGELTIRYLQPAFVNENLYIRGWYVKKNKRVIENRAEIENEMGKIVARAKGKYIEMDEIPQPE, from the coding sequence ATGATTGAGTATGAGGATAAGACGTGTTTTGGCTGCGGTGTGGACAACGAGCACGGTTTACGGCTGAAGCTCAAGTTTGACGAAGACACCAAGACGGCGTACGGCGAATACAGGGCGCACCAGAAACTCGAAGGGCCTCCCAATATCATCCACGCCGGCATCGTAGCGGTGCTGCTTGATGAGACCATGATGACCGTCAACAAGTACATGGAGCTCATGGCGTTGACGGGGGAACTCACGATCCGCTATTTGCAGCCGGCGTTCGTCAACGAGAACCTCTACATTCGCGGCTGGTACGTGAAGAAAAACAAGCGGGTGATCGAAAACCGGGCCGAAATAGAGAATGAGATGGGAAAGATCGTTGCCCGTGCCAAGGGCAAGTACATAGAGATGGATGAAATCCCCCAGCCCGAGTGA
- a CDS encoding TRAP transporter small permease, with product MYRIEKILHSAAARINWISMAAVFAMMALTVADVILRFLRMSMPGAYDIVGLLGAVMISFSLAYTSVEKGHIAVEFIVQKLPDKARSVIDAITGLLSTLFFAMATWRLAVYALDFYRSGEVSMTIKMPVYPFVFGMSLGSALLTMVLALAFFRTSGEVLKR from the coding sequence ATGTACCGGATTGAAAAGATACTGCACTCCGCGGCCGCACGCATAAACTGGATATCGATGGCGGCCGTGTTCGCCATGATGGCGCTCACCGTCGCGGACGTCATTCTCAGGTTTTTACGCATGTCCATGCCCGGCGCCTACGATATCGTGGGGCTCCTCGGCGCCGTGATGATATCCTTCTCACTTGCGTACACCTCGGTGGAGAAGGGGCATATAGCCGTGGAATTTATCGTGCAGAAGCTCCCCGACAAGGCCAGGTCGGTCATCGACGCCATCACCGGGCTTTTGTCCACGCTCTTTTTCGCCATGGCGACGTGGCGCCTCGCTGTTTACGCACTCGATTTCTATCGCAGCGGGGAGGTATCCATGACCATCAAGATGCCCGTATACCCGTTCGTATTCGGAATGTCTCTCGGAAGTGCGCTTCTTACCATGGTGCTTGCGCTCGCCTTTTTCAGGACCTCCGGGGAGGTCCTGAAAAGATGA
- a CDS encoding ACT domain-containing protein, with protein MLAHQLTIPAENKPGMLARVTSILAREKINLRAISISSFGDHGFFNLIVDEPKRAHKALSKEGLAVTLKEVVAVLIDDHPGGLDGLVQVLAAEKINVENAYGFVLEAHKNAVFVVEVDDREKTQKILATKGYKTLDADALNAIEPFHYMKY; from the coding sequence ATGCTCGCACATCAGCTCACGATACCAGCCGAAAACAAGCCCGGCATGCTGGCCAGGGTTACCTCCATCCTCGCGAGGGAAAAAATAAACCTTCGGGCCATAAGCATCTCCTCGTTCGGTGATCACGGATTTTTCAATCTGATCGTTGACGAGCCTAAAAGGGCGCACAAGGCGCTTTCAAAAGAGGGGCTCGCGGTGACATTGAAGGAAGTGGTCGCCGTTCTCATCGACGATCATCCCGGCGGACTGGACGGGCTGGTGCAGGTGCTCGCAGCCGAAAAGATCAACGTCGAAAATGCCTATGGTTTCGTCCTCGAGGCGCATAAAAACGCCGTCTTCGTGGTCGAGGTCGACGACCGCGAAAAGACGCAGAAGATACTGGCGACCAAAGGCTATAAAACGCTCGACGCCGACGCGCTCAACGCCATCGAGCCCTTCCATTATATGAAGTACTGA
- a CDS encoding carbonic anhydrase codes for MIHKNVVTDFSSKEYSPTIDETAYVHPLAAVIGNAIIGKRVMVSPFASVRGDEGQPLIVDDEANVQDGVIIHALETEHEGHVIEKNLVESEKGKCAVYVGKRVSLAHQVQIHGPSYVGDDTFVGMQSLVFKSRIGKGCVIEPGCTVMGVKVRDGRYVPAGTVLKDQKTADALPEITLDYAFKDLNKGVVHVNTHLADKYRVMKP; via the coding sequence ATGATCCATAAAAACGTCGTTACCGATTTTTCTTCTAAAGAGTACTCCCCGACCATCGACGAAACCGCCTATGTGCACCCGCTTGCCGCGGTGATCGGAAACGCCATAATCGGGAAAAGGGTGATGGTGTCGCCCTTCGCCTCGGTGCGCGGCGACGAGGGCCAGCCGCTCATCGTCGACGACGAGGCCAACGTGCAGGACGGCGTGATCATCCACGCGCTCGAGACCGAGCACGAGGGCCATGTAATCGAGAAGAATCTCGTTGAAAGCGAGAAGGGCAAATGCGCCGTTTACGTGGGCAAGCGCGTTTCGCTCGCCCACCAGGTGCAGATCCACGGGCCGTCGTACGTCGGCGACGACACCTTCGTCGGTATGCAATCGCTGGTCTTCAAGTCGCGCATCGGCAAGGGCTGTGTTATCGAGCCCGGCTGTACCGTGATGGGGGTGAAGGTCCGGGACGGCCGCTATGTACCGGCGGGCACGGTGCTGAAGGACCAGAAGACCGCCGACGCGCTGCCGGAGATAACGCTGGACTACGCGTTCAAAGACCTCAACAAGGGAGTGGTGCACGTCAACACGCATCTTGCCGACAAGTACCGGGTGATGAAGCCGTAG
- a CDS encoding YIP1 family protein, with translation MAEGGFDFKKLIDDSKAVLTTPKEYFASMPTEGGFVEPLIKAVIYGTIAGVFALIWSVLNLTAAAGMFGGAIGGGVGVMALIGSIIGAIIGLFIGGVILLIVSAICGGNTNYEANVRVTAALLVLSPINALLSFASGINLWLGGLISLAVLLYGLYLLYNALVSGLKAKEGTAKIITIVLAALVGLILISSLTCYRAVSTIGDRYQADTEKYLKQNEDTLKDFNKMMEDLKKQQEKQ, from the coding sequence ATGGCTGAAGGCGGTTTTGATTTTAAAAAGTTGATCGACGATTCAAAAGCGGTCCTCACTACTCCGAAGGAGTACTTTGCCTCCATGCCCACCGAAGGCGGGTTTGTTGAGCCGCTAATCAAGGCGGTCATTTATGGAACGATCGCCGGGGTGTTCGCGCTCATCTGGAGCGTACTGAATCTGACCGCGGCCGCGGGCATGTTCGGGGGAGCGATCGGAGGCGGGGTGGGCGTGATGGCGCTCATCGGCTCAATCATCGGCGCGATCATCGGACTTTTCATCGGCGGGGTCATTCTTCTTATCGTGTCGGCGATCTGCGGCGGAAACACCAATTATGAGGCGAATGTCCGCGTTACCGCGGCGCTCCTGGTGCTCTCTCCGATCAACGCACTGCTCTCGTTCGCCTCGGGCATCAACCTGTGGCTTGGCGGGCTCATCAGCCTGGCGGTCTTGCTCTACGGTCTCTACCTGCTCTATAATGCGCTCGTAAGCGGGCTGAAGGCGAAAGAGGGAACGGCCAAGATCATCACGATCGTCCTCGCGGCGCTCGTAGGGCTTATACTGATTTCCTCGCTGACCTGCTACAGGGCCGTCTCGACCATAGGCGACAGGTATCAGGCCGATACAGAAAAATATCTCAAGCAGAACGAGGACACGCTGAAGGACTTCAACAAGATGATGGAAGATCTCAAGAAACAGCAGGAAAAGCAGTAG
- a CDS encoding FecR domain-containing protein — protein sequence MKIETMNSRFVSAFVMTLLCACVGLVSCAKKEGPPLAAVIVFLAGDVKVEPAAGSPRNADLGERLSAGDVITTGDRSHATIQIGDRGVTRVERNSRVEIKKLFSAGEGEMFLHKGEVAAKIARLQRSESFKVKSPTAIAAVRGTEFIASYRNGSGKVAVREGKVAVTPLEEGKETEARETLVEKGNTAEIRVDDSAPAEAKTTVEVRPISELEVMKIEIVAAAPIIPDIEMAKVEQIVVASAPVVEKQKELEPKIVVEEKKVQAAEKAEKIEKLIQKQSATMEEIKEAFDRIDEISLYNGKVLRGAIIERGKQYSILTTGGTVRVPENQVRSVRVIR from the coding sequence ATGAAAATCGAAACGATGAATTCTCGTTTTGTCTCGGCGTTCGTCATGACGCTTCTGTGCGCGTGCGTGGGACTGGTCTCGTGCGCGAAAAAGGAGGGCCCGCCGCTCGCGGCGGTGATCGTGTTCCTGGCGGGGGATGTAAAGGTCGAACCGGCGGCCGGAAGTCCCCGCAACGCGGACCTGGGGGAGCGGCTTTCCGCGGGTGATGTTATAACCACCGGCGACAGGTCGCACGCCACCATACAGATCGGCGACCGGGGCGTGACGCGCGTCGAGCGTAACTCGCGCGTGGAGATCAAAAAGCTCTTTTCCGCGGGCGAGGGCGAAATGTTCCTCCACAAGGGAGAGGTCGCGGCGAAGATCGCGCGCCTCCAGCGTTCGGAAAGCTTCAAGGTGAAGTCGCCCACGGCGATCGCGGCCGTGCGCGGAACCGAGTTCATAGCGAGCTATAGAAACGGCTCCGGGAAGGTGGCCGTGCGCGAGGGGAAAGTGGCCGTAACGCCGCTTGAGGAAGGGAAAGAGACGGAGGCCCGCGAAACGCTCGTTGAAAAGGGAAACACGGCCGAGATCCGGGTGGACGATTCGGCGCCGGCCGAGGCGAAGACCACCGTTGAGGTGCGTCCGATCAGCGAGCTCGAGGTGATGAAGATCGAGATCGTGGCGGCGGCCCCCATCATCCCCGATATCGAGATGGCGAAAGTGGAGCAGATCGTTGTCGCCAGCGCCCCCGTGGTCGAGAAGCAGAAGGAGCTCGAGCCGAAGATCGTGGTCGAGGAGAAGAAGGTACAGGCCGCCGAAAAGGCCGAGAAGATCGAAAAGCTCATCCAGAAGCAGTCGGCCACCATGGAAGAAATAAAAGAGGCATTCGACCGTATCGACGAGATATCGCTGTACAACGGCAAAGTGCTGCGCGGCGCGATCATCGAGCGCGGAAAGCAGTATTCGATTCTCACCACGGGCGGAACGGTGCGCGTGCCGGAGAACCAGGTGCGTTCGGTCAGGGTGATTCGCTGA
- a CDS encoding TRAP transporter large permease: MSPTVIGLIGLGMLFTLIFTRIPVGFLMGILGFAGFAWIVSPEAAFSITAKDLFSIFGSYNLTVIPLFIFMGQIAFHSGISRRLFDTAYAWIGHLPGGLAIATIGACAGFSAISGSTNATAATMAAVALPEMKRYNYKPSLATGVVAAGGSLGILIPPSVIFIVYGILTEQSIGTLFLAGIVPGILLTLMFITAILIWTSLNPELGPRGPKTTFKEKIRSLGGVIETLALFIMVMSGLFAGIFTPTEAGGIGAAGTLLLSLITRTINWKGFSDALMETTRISCMIMVIVAGATIFGHFLAVSRIPFDIASWIAHFDLHPWLIMLLIIAMYIAGGCFIDSLALIMLTIPIFYPVVTHLGFDPIWFGVIIVLVTQIGVITPPVGINVYVVSGVARDVPLEVIFRGVVPMLIALIVLTLILIPFPQIVLFLPSLLR, translated from the coding sequence ATGAGCCCTACAGTCATCGGCCTTATCGGCCTCGGCATGCTTTTCACGCTCATCTTCACCCGTATTCCCGTGGGTTTCCTTATGGGTATACTCGGCTTCGCGGGCTTCGCCTGGATCGTCTCGCCGGAGGCCGCGTTCAGTATAACGGCCAAGGACCTCTTTTCCATTTTCGGGTCCTACAATCTGACGGTGATCCCCCTCTTTATTTTCATGGGGCAGATCGCCTTCCACTCCGGCATCAGCCGGCGCCTGTTCGATACCGCATACGCCTGGATCGGCCATCTGCCGGGCGGACTCGCCATCGCCACCATCGGCGCGTGCGCGGGCTTTTCGGCCATCTCCGGCTCGACCAACGCGACCGCCGCAACGATGGCCGCGGTCGCCCTGCCCGAGATGAAGCGCTACAACTACAAGCCGAGCCTCGCCACAGGGGTCGTCGCCGCCGGCGGCAGCCTCGGGATATTGATCCCCCCCAGCGTCATCTTCATCGTTTACGGCATCCTCACCGAGCAGTCGATCGGAACGCTTTTCCTGGCCGGGATCGTTCCGGGCATACTGCTCACACTGATGTTCATCACCGCAATCCTCATCTGGACCTCGCTTAATCCAGAACTCGGACCTCGCGGACCGAAGACCACATTCAAAGAGAAGATTCGATCGCTCGGGGGCGTCATCGAGACCCTGGCACTGTTCATCATGGTGATGAGCGGGCTTTTCGCGGGAATTTTCACCCCAACCGAAGCGGGCGGCATCGGCGCGGCGGGAACACTCCTTCTCTCACTCATCACCCGAACCATCAACTGGAAGGGATTTTCGGACGCGCTTATGGAGACCACCCGCATCTCGTGCATGATCATGGTCATCGTGGCGGGCGCCACGATCTTCGGACATTTCCTGGCGGTCTCGCGCATACCCTTCGACATCGCCTCCTGGATTGCTCATTTCGACCTGCATCCGTGGCTGATCATGCTGCTCATCATCGCCATGTATATCGCCGGCGGCTGCTTCATCGATTCACTCGCGCTCATCATGCTCACCATACCGATCTTTTACCCGGTTGTAACGCACCTCGGCTTCGATCCGATATGGTTCGGCGTTATTATTGTTCTTGTAACGCAGATCGGCGTAATCACGCCGCCGGTGGGCATAAACGTTTACGTGGTCAGCGGCGTGGCGCGCGACGTTCCGCTGGAGGTGATATTCCGCGGGGTGGTGCCCATGCTCATCGCGCTGATCGTGCTCACGCTCATCCTGATACCGTTTCCGCAGATCGTACTCTTCCTGCCGTCGCTTTTGCGATAA
- a CDS encoding diacylglycerol kinase family protein — protein sequence MNTGTATAAEPRLAATIIVNPASRSGSKIFEALKEHLRRYFDYAAHFTERRGHAVELARKASGGVIIVCGGDGTINEVANGVAHRSDIAVAPTYGGSGCDLSRLFGIAKAAGERVDEIYDRLLSGGGIRMLLSLVEANGTGRYFVGVGDAGFGAMVAGTFDRYRRLGKFGYVLGVLQTLMKIKPIEAVISIDGKPRKERALMVMFARSKYYAGGMKVSPNSDPLSDSARMIFLKWMSRPVFLTVFPRVYSGSHLKVRHVDESEVRRLEIETPGVPIDVEGEYVGTTPCVFSITDRYITIV from the coding sequence ATGAATACAGGCACCGCAACCGCCGCAGAGCCGCGGCTCGCCGCAACCATCATCGTCAACCCCGCGTCGCGCTCGGGATCGAAGATATTCGAGGCGCTGAAGGAACACCTGAGACGCTATTTCGATTACGCCGCTCATTTTACCGAAAGAAGGGGCCACGCGGTCGAGCTTGCGCGAAAAGCCTCCGGCGGCGTCATCATCGTCTGCGGCGGCGATGGCACCATCAACGAGGTGGCGAACGGCGTGGCGCATCGCTCCGATATAGCGGTGGCGCCGACATACGGCGGCTCCGGCTGCGACCTCAGCCGTCTTTTCGGAATCGCAAAGGCGGCGGGAGAGCGCGTGGATGAAATTTACGATCGCCTTCTTTCGGGCGGCGGCATCCGCATGCTGCTCTCCCTGGTCGAGGCGAACGGGACCGGCCGCTACTTCGTGGGGGTGGGCGACGCGGGCTTCGGCGCAATGGTGGCCGGCACCTTCGACCGCTACCGGCGTCTCGGCAAGTTTGGCTACGTGCTCGGCGTGCTGCAAACTTTGATGAAAATCAAACCGATCGAGGCGGTCATCAGTATCGACGGAAAGCCCAGAAAGGAGCGGGCGCTCATGGTGATGTTTGCGCGGAGCAAATACTATGCCGGCGGCATGAAGGTGTCTCCGAATTCCGATCCGCTCTCCGACAGCGCGCGCATGATCTTCCTCAAATGGATGTCGCGGCCCGTCTTTCTCACCGTGTTTCCGCGCGTCTATTCGGGCTCCCACCTCAAGGTGCGCCATGTGGACGAGAGCGAGGTCCGCAGGCTCGAAATCGAGACGCCGGGCGTGCCCATCGACGTGGAGGGTGAGTACGTCGGCACAACGCCCTGTGTTTTTTCGATAACGGACAGGTATATCACCATCGTGTGA
- a CDS encoding 7TM-DISM domain-containing protein, with the protein MRTRPKFYLFLVLLVLARAPTAHSAPEALVLGESVRSLPIGRSIEVLDDPAGNLSIEDVLSGERARDFARPSEKTPYASNDSAACWARFRLSNPLDRPRELVLEIGFAPLELVELYITGPDGVRSVMRAGYAVPFSERPVRHLKPAFPLTLAPGETAVFYLRIQSRVWKIFPCIVHSKADFHAESMITFAALGLFYGGLIILFLNALVLVYKLREAATLYLSMFVLSFLVFLPTIDGSAAVLYPFVPHTLLLGGHIPAVLIENSLFLLFARSYLDTPRNLPRFDRALVIAAAASALVLPLALFADVFTLTRVLMISTALIGISTGIALYLRAVRRARDFLLALLPVCVTTVLLMLRDLAVLEDSSFIRVSPYVGTLCMSFILSSSFADRLRSVTRSYREARGDLTRLTVVLHNSLLNKLEAAGNYLRAQIDSGGLSSEKLSYAQRLLSHCSSEGRNILFTLKNSGCAAERLAQELRFRGEMALYLQEVSFRLVTNLESPYEQLDPDSVYCVMAVYNELLNNVLKHSGARAVEAVLVHRAGRLTLSVWDDGKGFEYDP; encoded by the coding sequence ATGCGAACGCGGCCGAAATTCTACCTGTTCCTCGTACTCCTCGTCCTCGCCCGCGCGCCGACGGCCCACTCCGCCCCGGAGGCCCTGGTTCTCGGCGAGAGCGTACGGAGCCTGCCCATCGGCCGCTCCATTGAAGTCCTCGACGACCCCGCGGGGAACCTATCAATTGAAGATGTCCTTTCCGGCGAGAGAGCGCGCGACTTCGCGAGGCCGTCGGAAAAGACCCCCTACGCCTCAAACGACAGCGCGGCCTGCTGGGCGCGCTTCCGCCTGAGCAACCCGCTCGACCGCCCGCGCGAGCTCGTGCTCGAAATCGGCTTCGCGCCGCTCGAGCTCGTTGAGCTGTACATCACCGGCCCGGACGGCGTGCGCTCCGTAATGCGCGCTGGATACGCGGTGCCCTTCTCCGAGCGTCCCGTACGCCACCTCAAACCGGCGTTCCCTCTCACGCTGGCCCCCGGCGAGACCGCCGTCTTTTATCTCCGCATTCAGAGCCGCGTCTGGAAGATCTTTCCCTGCATAGTGCATTCCAAGGCCGATTTTCACGCCGAGAGCATGATCACCTTCGCCGCTCTCGGGCTCTTCTACGGGGGGCTCATCATCCTCTTCCTCAACGCGCTCGTCCTGGTCTACAAATTGCGCGAGGCCGCGACGCTCTACCTGAGCATGTTCGTGCTGTCCTTCCTGGTGTTCCTCCCCACGATAGACGGCAGCGCCGCCGTCCTCTACCCCTTCGTTCCGCACACCCTGCTCCTCGGCGGGCACATCCCGGCGGTGCTTATAGAGAACTCGCTCTTCCTGCTCTTCGCCCGCAGCTACCTCGACACGCCGCGGAACCTTCCGCGCTTCGACCGCGCGCTCGTGATCGCCGCAGCGGCGTCCGCGCTCGTCCTGCCGCTGGCGCTCTTCGCGGACGTGTTCACGCTCACGCGCGTGCTCATGATATCCACCGCGCTTATCGGAATCTCGACCGGGATCGCGCTGTATCTTCGCGCGGTGCGGCGCGCCCGCGATTTTCTGCTCGCGCTCCTTCCGGTGTGCGTCACCACGGTCCTTCTCATGCTCCGCGACCTCGCCGTGCTCGAGGACTCCTCGTTCATACGGGTAAGCCCCTACGTGGGTACGCTCTGCATGTCGTTCATCCTGAGCTCCTCGTTCGCCGACCGGTTGAGGAGCGTCACGCGCTCTTACCGGGAGGCCAGGGGCGACCTCACGCGGCTTACGGTCGTATTGCACAACTCGCTCCTCAACAAGCTCGAGGCCGCCGGAAACTACCTGCGCGCTCAGATCGACTCGGGCGGCCTTTCGTCCGAAAAGCTCTCGTACGCGCAGAGGCTGCTCTCGCACTGCAGCAGCGAGGGGAGGAACATCCTGTTCACGCTGAAAAATTCAGGCTGCGCCGCCGAGCGCCTGGCGCAGGAGCTCCGCTTCCGCGGCGAGATGGCGCTTTATCTCCAGGAGGTATCCTTCCGTCTGGTCACCAACCTCGAGTCGCCGTACGAGCAACTGGATCCGGACAGCGTATATTGCGTGATGGCCGTCTACAACGAGCTTCTTAACAACGTGCTCAAGCACTCCGGCGCGCGCGCGGTCGAGGCCGTGCTGGTGCATCGGGCCGGTCGGCTCACGCTGTCAGTGTGGGACGACGGGAAGGGGTTCGAGTACGATCCGG
- a CDS encoding TRAP transporter substrate-binding protein, whose product MKKTILCFALAIVTAVALSACGAKKDAEFTLSYSIFFPPAHEQCRVATDWAKEIESKSGGRVKINIYPGGTLVSADETYNGVLKGITDIGMSCFAYTLGRFVEMEAIDLPLGYPNGRVATRVAHEFYKAMTPKALDEVKLLYIHAHGPGLLHTKKPVENLAALKGMKIRSTGLSSKVVKALGGVPVAMPQGATYEALQKGVVEGTFTPIETLKGWKQAEVIKYTTDCRDIGYTTAMYVVMNKAKWEALPDDLKKIFTDVSEEWVDVHGKTWDRVDAEGREFSLKLGNSIIALSPEENAKWKGAVQPVINEYTKAVSAKGLPGEKAVATLKKLISDYSAKYGM is encoded by the coding sequence ATGAAAAAAACAATCCTTTGTTTCGCACTGGCAATCGTCACGGCGGTGGCGCTCTCCGCCTGCGGCGCCAAAAAGGATGCCGAGTTCACCCTGAGCTACAGCATCTTCTTCCCCCCGGCGCACGAACAGTGCAGGGTGGCCACCGACTGGGCCAAAGAGATCGAGAGTAAAAGCGGTGGCAGGGTCAAAATCAACATCTACCCCGGCGGCACACTGGTATCGGCCGACGAAACCTATAACGGGGTTTTAAAGGGCATCACCGACATCGGCATGTCCTGCTTCGCCTACACGCTCGGCAGGTTCGTAGAAATGGAAGCGATCGACCTTCCCCTTGGATACCCCAACGGCCGGGTCGCGACCCGCGTCGCGCACGAGTTTTACAAGGCGATGACACCCAAGGCGCTCGACGAAGTCAAGCTGCTGTACATCCATGCGCACGGCCCCGGGCTTCTGCACACCAAAAAGCCGGTGGAGAACCTTGCCGCGCTGAAGGGCATGAAAATCCGCTCAACGGGGTTGAGTTCGAAAGTCGTCAAGGCGCTCGGAGGAGTGCCCGTCGCCATGCCGCAGGGCGCGACATATGAAGCGCTCCAGAAGGGCGTGGTCGAGGGGACCTTCACCCCGATCGAGACGCTCAAGGGATGGAAGCAGGCCGAGGTGATCAAATACACCACTGACTGCCGTGATATCGGCTATACCACCGCCATGTACGTGGTGATGAACAAAGCAAAGTGGGAAGCCCTTCCCGACGATCTTAAAAAAATCTTCACCGACGTCAGCGAAGAATGGGTGGATGTCCACGGCAAGACCTGGGACAGGGTGGATGCCGAGGGCCGCGAGTTCTCGCTGAAGCTGGGGAACTCGATAATTGCCCTCTCTCCCGAGGAGAACGCGAAATGGAAGGGCGCGGTCCAGCCCGTCATCAACGAATACACCAAGGCCGTCAGTGCGAAGGGACTTCCCGGCGAAAAGGCGGTCGCGACGCTTAAAAAGCTGATATCCGATTATTCGGCTAAATACGGCATGTGA
- a CDS encoding cytochrome c family protein: MLKKLAVAASAVAILALVPTEPIESRRNFPSFIGVSECKKCHDADSIGNQHKIWLGSPHARAYQSLSLDKGLEIARKAGVEAPAQSLACLKCHTTGGGKTEAAKTEGVGCEACHGPGSLYHEFSNHASFEARENSYRKAVSLGMYPILGYDGIKTRERLCRYCHTEERPCYPESAEERKRQKLPLGLIADFVFKHPIRRR; the protein is encoded by the coding sequence ATGCTGAAAAAGCTCGCAGTCGCGGCTTCGGCCGTTGCCATCCTGGCGCTCGTACCGACTGAGCCGATCGAGTCCAGGCGGAACTTCCCCTCTTTTATCGGTGTTTCTGAATGCAAAAAATGCCACGATGCCGACAGCATCGGCAACCAGCACAAGATATGGCTGGGGTCGCCCCACGCACGGGCCTATCAGTCTCTCTCGCTTGATAAGGGCCTCGAGATCGCGCGGAAGGCCGGAGTGGAGGCCCCCGCCCAGAGCCTTGCCTGCCTTAAATGCCATACGACCGGCGGCGGGAAGACGGAGGCCGCCAAGACCGAGGGCGTGGGATGTGAGGCCTGCCATGGACCGGGCAGTCTCTACCATGAGTTCAGCAATCACGCCTCGTTCGAGGCTCGCGAGAACTCGTACAGGAAGGCCGTTTCGCTCGGCATGTACCCGATCCTCGGATACGACGGCATAAAGACGCGGGAGCGATTGTGCCGGTACTGCCACACGGAGGAACGCCCCTGTTATCCTGAAAGCGCCGAGGAGCGCAAGCGCCAGAAGCTCCCGCTGGGGCTCATAGCCGATTTCGTTTTCAAACACCCGATACGCCGCAGGTAG
- a CDS encoding TlpA disulfide reductase family protein: MRTRPCRVVLAVLLAVVCGIEADAKPAPKFALFNADGKLVTSSALYGKGNTIVSFWATYCVPCKKEMPQLVDFQRKHGEAKKLGLVFINIDREGKDRALPVLKELGVENECLYDMYQLTAKKYISDLKIPAVFLIDRRGEIVFQAVGESAETMSLLEKAIERLK; this comes from the coding sequence ATGCGCACTCGACCCTGTCGTGTGGTACTCGCCGTTCTGCTCGCAGTCGTATGCGGTATCGAGGCCGACGCGAAGCCCGCGCCGAAGTTCGCGCTGTTCAACGCGGACGGAAAGCTCGTCACCTCGAGCGCTCTCTACGGGAAAGGCAACACGATCGTATCCTTCTGGGCGACCTACTGCGTTCCCTGTAAAAAAGAGATGCCTCAGCTCGTTGATTTCCAGCGGAAACACGGCGAGGCTAAAAAGCTCGGGCTGGTGTTCATCAACATCGACAGAGAGGGGAAGGACAGGGCGCTTCCGGTATTAAAGGAGCTCGGCGTGGAGAACGAGTGCCTGTACGACATGTACCAGCTGACGGCGAAGAAATACATCTCGGACCTTAAAATTCCCGCGGTCTTTCTGATTGACCGCAGGGGCGAGATCGTCTTTCAGGCCGTGGGCGAGAGCGCCGAGACCATGAGCCTGCTCGAAAAGGCGATTGAACGCTTGAAATAG
- a CDS encoding cation transporter produces the protein MDERYKKALSLEYFTVGYNIIEAAASIIAGGMANSIALIGFGLDSIVESFSGLVLIWRLKKHGTISAEKEEEIEEKASRFVGVTFFVLGAYVLFESVRKIVTADVSEPSLFGIVIAVLSLVVMPVLAYRKYKLGKDLGLRSLVADSKETLACSFLSIALLAGLVTTYFFDFPLADPIVGIVIVLFLFREGYELLFEKE, from the coding sequence ATGGACGAACGATACAAAAAGGCCCTCTCGCTCGAATATTTCACCGTGGGATACAACATCATCGAGGCGGCGGCCTCTATCATCGCCGGGGGGATGGCCAACAGCATCGCGCTTATCGGCTTTGGACTCGACAGCATAGTCGAGTCGTTTTCGGGCCTTGTGCTGATCTGGCGGCTCAAGAAACACGGTACGATCTCCGCGGAGAAGGAAGAGGAGATAGAGGAGAAGGCGTCGCGCTTCGTCGGAGTCACGTTTTTTGTCCTTGGCGCGTATGTGCTTTTCGAATCGGTCAGAAAGATTGTCACAGCCGACGTTTCCGAGCCATCGCTCTTCGGTATCGTCATCGCCGTTCTTTCGCTCGTCGTCATGCCGGTGCTCGCGTACCGGAAATACAAACTGGGTAAGGACCTCGGCCTGCGCTCGCTCGTCGCCGATTCAAAGGAGACGCTTGCATGCTCGTTCCTTTCCATCGCATTGCTCGCCGGTCTTGTCACAACGTATTTTTTCGACTTTCCGCTTGCCGATCCCATCGTCGGCATCGTCATCGTACTCTTTCTCTTCAGGGAAGGTTATGAGCTTCTTTTTGAGAAAGAGTAG